A genomic segment from Brevundimonas mediterranea encodes:
- a CDS encoding DUF1700 domain-containing protein, translating to MTRAEFIARLRSGLVGLPTATATDIVADYETHFADGLAAGRTEAEVAAALGDPGRLARELKAEAGIQRWRQEKNPSAAAAAVFAVLGLGAVDILILLPILMGVVGTLFGFFIAAIALFISGGGVMVAGPFAGFPGGPFAAVLMGLGLMAGAVFIGALLTIVTIWLVNGIVWFARLHYRLLKPALEPQSDAQSDATSTGGSL from the coding sequence ATGACGCGCGCGGAGTTCATCGCCCGTCTCAGAAGCGGCCTGGTCGGCCTTCCGACCGCCACGGCGACCGACATCGTCGCCGACTATGAGACCCATTTCGCCGACGGTCTGGCCGCCGGCCGCACCGAGGCCGAGGTGGCCGCCGCCCTGGGCGATCCGGGCCGGCTGGCCCGCGAACTGAAGGCCGAGGCCGGGATCCAGCGCTGGCGCCAGGAGAAGAACCCCTCCGCCGCCGCGGCCGCCGTCTTCGCCGTCCTGGGCCTGGGGGCAGTCGACATCCTGATCCTCCTGCCCATTCTGATGGGCGTGGTCGGGACCCTCTTCGGCTTCTTCATCGCCGCCATCGCCCTGTTCATCTCGGGCGGCGGCGTCATGGTGGCCGGCCCCTTCGCCGGCTTCCCCGGCGGCCCGTTCGCGGCGGTCCTGATGGGTCTGGGCCTGATGGCCGGGGCCGTCTTCATCGGCGCCCTTCTGACCATCGTCACCATCTGGCTGGTCAACGGGATCGTCTGGTTCGCCCGCCTGCACTACCGGCTGCTCAAGCCGGCGCTTGAACCCCAATCCGACGCCCAGTCTGACGCTACGAGCACGGGAGGCTCGCTATGA
- a CDS encoding GIN domain-containing protein, which yields MIRTLFIIAGAALVLCMVTLGGAIALGGHDLQRHGWAWTIKDRDGESIRFERIKSGGTDDLGPFTTRTLTWTGGEALTIDSSIDVEYVQGPANTVVITGPKRLTDRVTLTDGRLSLGDGDTRIVFGWDGGNFSARSDRDELRVVVTAPNVRRFASNGSGDLDISGYDQPSMALSISGSADVTASGRTDALDLDIAGSGDADLRALDAKDAKVDIAGSGDADIAPTGDVQVSIAGSGDVSLATRPAKLTSEIAGSGDVYQN from the coding sequence ATGATCCGCACACTGTTCATCATCGCCGGCGCCGCCCTGGTGCTCTGCATGGTCACCCTGGGCGGGGCCATCGCCCTCGGCGGCCACGACCTGCAACGCCACGGCTGGGCCTGGACCATCAAGGACCGGGACGGCGAGTCGATCCGCTTCGAACGGATCAAGAGCGGCGGGACCGACGATCTCGGCCCCTTCACAACCCGCACCCTGACCTGGACCGGCGGCGAGGCCCTGACCATCGATTCCAGCATCGACGTCGAATACGTCCAGGGCCCGGCCAACACCGTGGTCATCACTGGCCCCAAGAGGCTGACCGACCGCGTCACCCTGACGGATGGCCGCCTGTCCCTGGGCGACGGCGACACACGGATCGTGTTCGGCTGGGACGGCGGAAACTTCTCCGCCCGGTCGGACCGCGACGAGCTGCGCGTCGTCGTCACGGCGCCCAATGTCCGCCGCTTCGCCTCCAACGGCTCGGGCGACCTGGACATCAGCGGCTATGACCAGCCCTCGATGGCCCTGTCGATCTCGGGTTCGGCCGATGTCACCGCCTCGGGCCGCACCGACGCCCTGGACCTCGACATCGCCGGCTCGGGCGACGCCGATCTTCGAGCTCTGGACGCCAAGGACGCCAAGGTCGACATCGCCGGCTCCGGCGACGCCGACATCGCCCCCACCGGCGACGTCCAGGTCAGCATCGCGGGCTCCGGCGACGTCAGCCTGGCGACCCGCCCCGCCAAGCTGACCAGCGAAATCGCCGGCTCCGGCGACGTCTATCAGAACTGA
- a CDS encoding PadR family transcriptional regulator, producing the protein MTETIEIQLKKGVLGLCVLALLNRADSYAYEIASRLSDAIDMGEGTIYPLMRRMQSDGQVETYLVESSSGPSRKYYRLTDAGRTALAAQTAEWSAFTQAVDAVLASDANTIQASAPQAAEAQPEETEQ; encoded by the coding sequence GTGACCGAAACCATCGAGATACAGCTGAAGAAGGGGGTTCTGGGGCTTTGCGTCCTGGCGCTTCTGAACCGGGCCGACAGCTACGCCTACGAGATCGCCAGCCGCCTGTCGGACGCGATCGATATGGGGGAAGGCACCATCTACCCCCTGATGCGGCGGATGCAGTCGGACGGACAGGTCGAGACCTATCTGGTCGAATCCTCGTCCGGCCCGTCCCGCAAATACTATCGTCTGACCGACGCCGGACGGACGGCCCTCGCCGCCCAGACCGCCGAATGGTCGGCCTTCACCCAAGCCGTCGACGCCGTCCTGGCGAGCGACGCGAACACGATCCAGGCTTCGGCGCCCCAGGCGGCCGAGGCTCAACCGGAGGAAACGGAACAATGA
- a CDS encoding UbiA family prenyltransferase: MTSAPLPDAGANWVDRHAPQRLKPWLKLGRFDRPIGIWLLLLPGWQGIVLALAQYRQAPGLYDLWLFVGFGIGACLMRAAGCAFNDIVDRDFDAQVARTALRPIPAGLISVKQAWAFVIGCSLISLLILLTLPVVAIALGVGSLALVAAYPFMKRITWWPQAWLGLTFNWGALMGFAAALPLAAAALLLPAEIAGEFRPFLWSAPSDSGHAVALVWQAYVPAVLLYLGGVFWTLGYDTIYALQDIEDDAMVGVKSSARRLASAVRPGVAVFYVISLVMAASAGLAAGLGPLFWLGLALYAAHLTRQVLRLDRTDGALALKLFKSNREAGFILLAALALGSLGL; the protein is encoded by the coding sequence ATGACCTCCGCCCCTCTTCCCGACGCCGGCGCCAACTGGGTGGATCGCCATGCGCCGCAGCGGCTGAAGCCCTGGCTGAAGCTGGGCCGGTTCGACCGGCCCATCGGCATCTGGCTGCTGCTCCTGCCCGGCTGGCAGGGGATCGTCCTGGCCCTGGCCCAGTATCGGCAGGCGCCCGGCCTCTATGACCTGTGGCTGTTCGTCGGTTTCGGCATCGGCGCCTGTCTGATGCGCGCCGCCGGTTGCGCCTTCAACGACATCGTCGATCGCGACTTCGACGCCCAGGTCGCCCGCACCGCCCTACGCCCCATCCCCGCCGGCCTGATCAGCGTCAAACAGGCCTGGGCCTTCGTGATCGGCTGCAGCCTGATCAGCCTGCTGATCCTGCTGACCCTGCCCGTCGTCGCCATTGCCCTCGGCGTCGGCTCCCTGGCCCTGGTCGCCGCCTATCCCTTCATGAAGCGGATCACCTGGTGGCCCCAGGCCTGGCTGGGCTTGACCTTCAACTGGGGCGCCCTGATGGGCTTCGCCGCCGCCCTCCCCTTGGCCGCCGCCGCCCTTCTGCTGCCCGCAGAGATCGCCGGCGAGTTCCGCCCCTTCCTCTGGTCCGCCCCCAGCGACAGCGGCCACGCCGTCGCCCTGGTCTGGCAGGCCTATGTCCCCGCCGTCCTCCTCTACCTCGGCGGCGTCTTCTGGACCCTGGGCTACGACACCATCTACGCCCTTCAGGACATCGAGGACGACGCCATGGTCGGCGTCAAATCCTCCGCCCGGCGCCTGGCCTCGGCCGTCCGCCCCGGCGTCGCCGTTTTCTATGTGATCAGCCTAGTCATGGCCGCCTCGGCCGGCCTCGCCGCGGGTCTCGGCCCGCTGTTCTGGCTGGGCCTGGCCCTCTACGCGGCCCATCTGACCCGCCAGGTCCTCCGCCTCGACCGCACCGACGGCGCCCTGGCGCTGAAACTGTTCAAGTCCAACCGAGAGGCGGGCTTCATCCTGCTCGCCGCCCTCGCCCTCGGATCCCTCGGCCTGTGA